The proteins below are encoded in one region of Shewanella putrefaciens:
- a CDS encoding thioesterase: MSLKKFTQYKLLFLMLLSLCVLLTFIPDQAYHIPGPDTAKQNFHVIEFNDQGQPHNDGQWQGLQARILQSNTDTVPELLIFVHGWHHSAEPKDENFIAFEQFYQQMAASDAQRNLLGLYIGWRGDKYDPFWLDGSDDAKSWIEPLDFPTILQRKRVAKRIGQLGLSQLLDKLDTLVAQHKLLRYTVIGHSLGGAVVLHASKDRIKTAIDNQQDNPNLFLLLNPAVPAKEYRPLDTLVSIDRQKPSMVVLQSKGDFAVKEAFNYIKDGERAVGNSWAITHDIDKCSAGNCDTPIKVPSALMAHDQIPGCMMTLPHSGWKIRARLQARRSVQTCPDANMQAVWVLAVSDEIVSGHNGILTPDHAKALSEVMGMIDLYRNQLPKHAVESPANQDLGALAPESEVAAPSEGEAAVPEEPVVIVEPLPNEQNSGSKQGESSISEEPPAPITDPELPLQPEIQREDNLESQPENKDI, encoded by the coding sequence ATGAGCCTAAAGAAGTTTACTCAGTACAAGTTACTGTTTTTGATGTTGTTGTCTCTTTGTGTTTTGCTCACTTTCATTCCCGATCAGGCTTACCATATCCCCGGCCCTGATACGGCCAAACAAAACTTCCACGTCATTGAGTTTAACGATCAAGGTCAACCCCATAATGATGGGCAATGGCAAGGCTTGCAGGCACGAATTTTACAGTCCAATACCGACACAGTCCCCGAATTGCTGATTTTTGTCCATGGTTGGCACCACAGTGCCGAGCCAAAGGATGAAAACTTTATTGCCTTCGAGCAGTTTTATCAGCAGATGGCGGCGTCCGATGCCCAGCGTAACTTGCTTGGCCTTTATATTGGCTGGCGTGGCGATAAATATGATCCATTCTGGCTCGATGGTTCAGATGATGCGAAAAGCTGGATTGAACCCTTAGATTTCCCGACCATTTTACAGCGTAAACGGGTCGCTAAACGTATAGGTCAGTTAGGCTTATCCCAACTATTGGATAAGCTCGATACGTTAGTCGCGCAGCATAAATTGCTGCGTTATACCGTGATAGGCCATAGCCTTGGTGGGGCTGTCGTTTTGCATGCCAGTAAAGATCGCATTAAAACGGCTATCGATAATCAGCAGGATAACCCGAATTTATTCTTGCTGCTAAACCCTGCCGTCCCGGCGAAGGAATACCGGCCATTAGATACGCTGGTGAGTATAGATAGGCAAAAACCGAGCATGGTGGTATTGCAGTCTAAGGGGGATTTTGCGGTAAAAGAAGCCTTTAACTACATCAAAGACGGTGAGCGTGCCGTGGGCAACTCCTGGGCCATTACCCACGATATTGATAAATGTTCCGCAGGAAACTGTGATACTCCCATTAAGGTGCCGTCGGCTTTAATGGCCCACGATCAAATCCCCGGTTGTATGATGACCTTACCCCATTCGGGCTGGAAAATTCGTGCGCGCCTGCAGGCTCGTCGCAGTGTGCAAACCTGTCCCGATGCCAATATGCAGGCCGTGTGGGTGCTGGCCGTGTCCGATGAAATTGTCTCCGGGCACAATGGTATCTTGACGCCGGATCATGCAAAAGCCTTGTCCGAGGTGATGGGAATGATTGATTTGTATCGAAATCAATTACCTAAACATGCGGTGGAAAGTCCCGCCAACCAAGATCTCGGCGCCTTAGCGCCAGAGTCTGAGGTTGCAGCACCTAGTGAAGGTGAAGCGGCAGTGCCAGAAGAGCCCGTTGTTATTGTTGAGCCTTTACCGAATGAGCAAAATTCAGGATCTAAGCAAGGTGAGTCATCTATCTCCGAAGAGCCACCAGCACCAATCACTGATCCTGAACTACCGCTACAGCCTGAGATTCAGCGAGAGGACAATCTTGAATCTCAACCTGAGAATAAAGACATTTAA
- a CDS encoding DedA family protein, translating to MPEVLQHLITEMTPWLQQYGYLLLFIAIALEGFGIPAPGQSLLIVASLLAATGQMSLPLVLVVAACGALSGNSLGYLIGWRFGDVLLKKGWIKPQLEDKIHGIIGQYGIAALVLSRFVEGLKQFMFIGCGLAKMPLKQFVIGNVLATSIWVTLFGLGPVLIRDEIAPMLAFYHLHKYPTWAIVSLLMAFLLILTWRKWQTKNSQ from the coding sequence ATGCCCGAAGTTCTACAACATCTCATCACCGAAATGACACCTTGGTTGCAGCAATACGGTTATCTGCTGCTGTTTATCGCCATCGCCCTTGAAGGGTTTGGGATCCCCGCACCGGGGCAATCTCTGCTGATTGTCGCCAGCCTATTAGCCGCTACAGGGCAAATGTCACTGCCTTTGGTATTGGTGGTTGCTGCCTGCGGCGCCTTATCCGGTAATAGTTTGGGATATTTGATCGGCTGGCGTTTTGGCGATGTGCTGCTTAAAAAAGGCTGGATAAAGCCGCAACTCGAAGACAAAATCCACGGCATTATCGGTCAATATGGCATTGCCGCTTTAGTCTTGAGTCGCTTTGTTGAAGGATTAAAACAATTTATGTTTATCGGCTGTGGTCTCGCGAAAATGCCGCTTAAACAATTTGTGATTGGCAATGTGCTGGCCACCAGCATTTGGGTGACACTCTTTGGATTAGGCCCAGTGTTAATCCGCGATGAAATCGCCCCAATGCTGGCATTTTATCACCTACATAAATATCCCACATGGGCGATAGTGAGCCTGCTAATGGCCTTTTTGCTTATCCTCACTTGGCGAAAATGGCAGACAAAAAATTCGCAATAA
- a CDS encoding pseudouridine synthase — protein sequence MTQTARAAQPSYVVLPREIADKSTVFAFLASHFARIGEDVWRQRILDGKVHWQDGSVIGLDTAYRPTARVYYYREVPVETRVPFEEQILFQDENVILAYKPHFLPVTPSGNYVNECLVHRLRLRTGIETIAPAHRLDRETAGVILMTTRPQTRHLYHQLFVDDAIRKDYQAMAKLTPHIIEQYRKGCLSLPLHWTVKNRMQPSEPSFIMQVVEGEANTHSEISLVAIEGDVGLFHLSPITGKTHQLRVHMLSLGMPLLNDRFYPTLLPKGPDNFATPLNLMAQRLRFIDPVSGIDHDVQCEGFMLV from the coding sequence ATGACTCAAACCGCCCGCGCAGCCCAGCCTTCCTATGTGGTACTCCCTCGGGAAATTGCCGATAAATCAACCGTGTTTGCCTTTCTTGCGAGCCATTTTGCGCGTATAGGTGAGGATGTATGGCGGCAACGGATCCTCGATGGCAAAGTGCATTGGCAGGATGGCAGTGTCATTGGGTTAGATACGGCATATCGGCCAACGGCGCGGGTCTATTATTACCGTGAAGTGCCTGTGGAAACTCGGGTCCCCTTCGAAGAGCAGATTCTTTTTCAAGATGAAAATGTCATCTTGGCCTACAAACCCCATTTTTTACCTGTGACCCCAAGCGGTAACTATGTCAATGAGTGCCTAGTGCACAGATTAAGATTACGCACAGGTATCGAGACGATCGCGCCAGCCCACAGATTAGATCGTGAAACCGCAGGGGTGATCCTGATGACCACTCGGCCTCAAACCCGTCACTTATACCACCAACTCTTTGTTGACGATGCTATTCGTAAAGACTATCAAGCGATGGCAAAACTAACTCCCCATATCATTGAGCAATATCGAAAGGGCTGCCTGTCGTTGCCGCTACATTGGACGGTGAAAAACCGTATGCAGCCGAGTGAGCCGAGTTTTATTATGCAAGTGGTTGAAGGGGAAGCGAATACCCACTCTGAGATCAGTTTGGTGGCAATAGAGGGAGATGTAGGCTTATTCCACCTAAGCCCGATTACGGGCAAAACCCACCAGTTGCGCGTGCATATGCTCAGTCTCGGTATGCCATTATTAAATGACAGATTTTATCCAACTTTATTACCTAAAGGGCCGGATAACTTTGCTACACCCCTGAATCTGATGGCGCAGCGTTTGCGTTTTATCGACCCAGTGAGTGGGATTGACCACGATGTTCAGTGTGAAGGATTTATGCTTGTTTAG
- a CDS encoding phosphatase PAP2 family protein, with protein sequence MLSYVADLDKRMFLHVVSFTQRHGLYANAKRVSASGDGHVYLYLSLGLMLTHAQGQALFNLMLASFLVELPLYLLLKNSIRRIRPCHGLVGFESGFEPSDRFSLPSGHTAAAFVMATSVAQVYPAAAPAAYVWALAIGGSRICLGVHYPLDIVAGALLGTGAVCLVYPVI encoded by the coding sequence ATGTTGAGTTACGTTGCAGACTTAGATAAGCGAATGTTTTTGCATGTTGTGAGCTTCACGCAGCGCCACGGTTTGTATGCCAATGCAAAGCGAGTGTCTGCGAGTGGCGACGGGCATGTGTATTTGTATCTTTCGCTGGGCTTGATGTTGACGCATGCCCAAGGGCAAGCCTTATTCAACTTGATGTTAGCGAGTTTTTTGGTCGAGTTACCTTTGTATTTGTTATTGAAAAATAGCATTCGCCGCATAAGGCCCTGCCATGGGTTGGTGGGCTTTGAAAGCGGTTTTGAGCCATCGGATCGTTTCAGCTTACCCTCGGGACATACGGCCGCCGCCTTTGTGATGGCAACGAGCGTGGCACAGGTTTACCCGGCTGCTGCCCCTGCCGCATATGTATGGGCCCTTGCTATAGGTGGTTCGCGTATCTGCCTTGGTGTGCATTATCCCTTAGATATAGTGGCGGGCGCTTTATTGGGGACTGGAGCCGTATGTTTGGTGTATCCCGTCATTTAG
- a CDS encoding methyl-accepting chemotaxis protein: MNVIKRLYSGFAVLLLIMLGITLFGLFKISIADQNLTELSEQTAVEQRQAINFRGSVHDRAISIRDVVLAKDNDKSKLHQNDIIRLNEYYQKAALVLDNMYARVKHSPEEQNLLRLIKETETTTLSLTENLLAMVNNGRQAEATDYLITTVSPAYSEWLKRINKLIDYQEEAIQHQVASAREQTNSFQWIMLVVTTIAIIIGSLVAMSTVNRLKKLVGGELEYAASVIKEIASGDLTTQVKFHTSESILSALKDLTDHMSGITKNSIKAASELLTASNELLLTAQYNEELIGNQKAATEQGATAINQMSSTVSEVANHTSDAAVLAQTATNEFTAGQNEVSKTQASINKLADKVSEAAEVINNLSEDSRQIGSVLEVIQSIAEQTNLLALNAAIEAARAGEQGRGFAVVADEVRNLARRTQESTGQIQTVIGKMQGNSMNAVAVMNEGKVQADISVQQAKSAGDSLYAINLSVTKISDMNTQIATAAEEQSVVASEINHNFSEITHSASLAEEQASKITMASKKLEVLAKTLEQNVKQFKTA; encoded by the coding sequence ATGAATGTAATAAAACGTTTGTATTCAGGCTTCGCAGTGCTGCTATTGATCATGCTTGGTATCACACTCTTTGGCCTGTTCAAAATCAGCATAGCAGATCAAAATTTGACTGAACTGTCCGAGCAAACCGCCGTAGAACAACGCCAAGCCATCAACTTCCGTGGTAGCGTGCATGATAGGGCTATTTCTATTAGGGATGTCGTTTTAGCCAAAGATAACGATAAATCAAAGTTACACCAAAATGACATTATTCGTCTTAATGAGTACTACCAGAAAGCGGCACTTGTATTAGATAACATGTACGCAAGAGTGAAACACAGTCCAGAAGAACAAAACCTGTTACGGTTAATTAAAGAAACCGAGACAACAACATTATCTTTGACCGAAAACTTACTGGCTATGGTCAACAATGGCCGCCAAGCCGAAGCAACCGATTATTTAATTACGACTGTTTCACCTGCATACAGCGAATGGCTGAAGCGGATTAATAAGTTAATCGATTATCAAGAGGAAGCAATACAACATCAGGTTGCCTCCGCCCGTGAGCAAACAAACAGTTTTCAGTGGATTATGCTCGTTGTGACCACTATTGCGATTATTATCGGCTCCCTTGTGGCTATGAGTACCGTCAATCGATTAAAAAAACTCGTTGGTGGCGAACTTGAATATGCAGCTTCTGTGATAAAAGAAATCGCATCTGGTGATTTAACGACACAAGTGAAATTCCATACATCCGAAAGTATTTTAAGTGCACTTAAAGATTTAACTGACCATATGTCGGGGATCACTAAAAATTCGATAAAAGCGGCCAGCGAGTTACTTACCGCATCGAATGAATTATTACTCACCGCACAGTACAACGAGGAGTTGATAGGTAATCAAAAAGCTGCCACAGAACAAGGTGCAACGGCAATTAATCAAATGTCTTCGACTGTTTCCGAGGTCGCAAACCACACCAGCGACGCGGCTGTTTTAGCACAAACCGCCACGAATGAATTCACGGCTGGGCAGAATGAAGTGAGTAAAACCCAAGCAAGCATTAATAAACTCGCCGACAAAGTCAGTGAAGCTGCTGAGGTTATCAATAATTTATCGGAAGATAGCCGTCAAATTGGTTCAGTATTGGAAGTTATCCAAAGCATTGCAGAGCAAACTAATTTGCTTGCACTAAATGCCGCAATTGAAGCGGCAAGAGCCGGCGAACAAGGTCGTGGTTTTGCTGTCGTTGCCGATGAGGTTCGCAATCTAGCCCGCCGCACGCAGGAATCCACAGGGCAAATACAAACGGTTATCGGGAAGATGCAGGGCAACTCAATGAACGCCGTTGCAGTGATGAATGAAGGTAAAGTTCAGGCTGATATCAGTGTCCAACAAGCTAAATCTGCAGGAGACTCCTTGTATGCAATCAATCTATCTGTCACTAAAATAAGCGATATGAACACCCAGATTGCCACCGCAGCGGAAGAACAATCTGTTGTAGCCTCAGAAATTAATCATAACTTTAGTGAGATAACCCATTCAGCTTCGCTCGCAGAGGAACAAGCCAGTAAAATTACCATGGCAAGTAAGAAGCTTGAGGTGCTGGCAAAAACCTTAGAGCAAAATGTTAAACAGTTTAAAACCGCATAA
- a CDS encoding MJ1255/VC2487 family glycosyltransferase, producing the protein MRILYGVQGTGNGHLSRARVMAKSLIKNDIKVDFLFSGRKPEQFFDMECFGDYRVQAGMTFATHSGRVNVPQTVRQNLSLSLLKDIQALDLSCYDLVLNDFEPVSAWAARRQGVPSIGISHQAALTHPVPKLGSTWFNELLLNYFAPVDVALGCHWHHFGFPILPPFVEVDASPIEHTHQILVYLPFEDADLIADFLKPFSDYQFLVYHGQQPKGQVAEHIKWHGFNRDGFKQHLASCGGVIGNAGFELASEALTLGKKLLVKPLIGQFEQLSNVAALQLLGAGDSMMSLDINVVKRWLKTASPNPIAYPQVGDTLVKWIRSGDWHHSQPLCQDLWSQVTLPDTWR; encoded by the coding sequence ATGCGAATACTCTACGGAGTCCAAGGCACAGGGAATGGCCATTTAAGTCGTGCGCGCGTGATGGCTAAGTCACTGATAAAGAATGATATCAAAGTAGATTTTTTATTTTCTGGCCGTAAGCCTGAGCAGTTTTTCGATATGGAATGTTTTGGCGATTATCGTGTGCAGGCGGGGATGACATTTGCGACCCACTCTGGGCGCGTTAATGTGCCGCAAACTGTGCGGCAAAATTTGTCATTGTCGTTACTTAAGGATATACAAGCCCTTGATTTAAGTTGTTATGACTTAGTGTTAAATGACTTTGAACCCGTATCGGCTTGGGCTGCCCGCCGTCAGGGCGTGCCTTCGATTGGTATTAGCCATCAGGCGGCGCTAACGCATCCGGTCCCCAAACTCGGTAGCACTTGGTTTAATGAGTTATTGCTCAATTACTTCGCCCCCGTGGATGTCGCGCTTGGGTGTCATTGGCATCACTTTGGTTTTCCCATATTGCCACCCTTTGTCGAGGTTGATGCCAGCCCGATTGAGCACACGCACCAGATCTTGGTTTATTTACCCTTTGAAGACGCGGATCTGATTGCGGACTTCCTCAAGCCCTTTAGTGATTATCAATTTTTGGTGTACCACGGCCAGCAGCCGAAGGGGCAAGTTGCTGAACATATTAAATGGCATGGTTTTAATCGTGACGGTTTTAAGCAGCATCTTGCCAGTTGCGGTGGAGTGATAGGCAATGCTGGCTTTGAGCTTGCCAGCGAAGCATTAACCTTAGGTAAAAAACTCTTAGTCAAACCGCTGATAGGTCAGTTTGAGCAACTGTCTAATGTAGCCGCACTACAGTTATTGGGCGCTGGAGATAGCATGATGAGCCTCGATATTAATGTGGTAAAGCGCTGGCTTAAAACGGCATCGCCTAACCCTATTGCTTACCCTCAAGTGGGGGATACGCTGGTTAAATGGATCCGTAGTGGCGACTGGCACCATAGTCAGCCCTTATGCCAAGATCTATGGAGCCAAGTGACGCTCCCCGATACCTGGCGCTAG
- a CDS encoding alpha/beta hydrolase, giving the protein MSALRFLAGPTAFNTLAEQGLNPECFTQLLAASGGPKWLGIAGLDKYLFAEFFKGRQTPLYTLGASSGAWRLACLAQQDPLKAYGRLEDCYIGQRYDSRPTPQEVSTQVKGVVQGILGASGAGEIVGHPNIHSHLVVCRGKHLNRLTHKLPLAAGLAFTAATNLVSRRSLAWHFERVVFSQQVAASPFLQLNDLPSQQAKLTAANMNDVMLATGSIPLLLAPVTKIEGVAYGQYYDGGITDYHFDLPLSHAKGLTLYPHFYPTISPGWFDKSLSWRQGRSHYHNALVLAPTAEFVASLPFGKIPDREDFKQLDTAQRIKYWRVSVALSERLGEEFAEVIAKGNLMERLEHF; this is encoded by the coding sequence TTGTCAGCATTACGCTTTCTCGCCGGGCCGACGGCGTTTAATACCTTGGCAGAACAAGGTCTTAATCCTGAATGTTTTACCCAGTTACTCGCCGCATCCGGTGGCCCTAAATGGCTGGGTATCGCAGGGCTTGATAAGTATCTTTTTGCGGAGTTTTTTAAAGGCAGACAAACGCCGCTATACACTTTAGGCGCCTCCTCTGGGGCTTGGCGCTTAGCCTGTTTAGCCCAGCAGGACCCACTCAAGGCCTATGGCCGCTTAGAGGATTGTTATATTGGTCAGCGTTATGACAGCAGGCCTACACCCCAGGAAGTGAGCACTCAAGTTAAGGGCGTAGTACAGGGGATTTTAGGCGCGAGTGGTGCTGGGGAGATTGTGGGCCATCCCAATATCCACAGCCATTTAGTGGTTTGTCGTGGCAAGCATCTAAATCGTCTTACCCATAAACTCCCCCTCGCGGCAGGTTTAGCGTTCACGGCGGCAACCAACCTTGTGAGTCGCAGGAGTTTAGCTTGGCATTTTGAGCGTGTGGTGTTTAGCCAGCAAGTTGCGGCATCGCCTTTTTTACAACTCAATGATTTACCAAGCCAACAGGCCAAATTAACCGCGGCCAATATGAATGACGTTATGTTAGCGACCGGGTCTATCCCTTTGCTGCTCGCGCCTGTGACTAAAATAGAGGGCGTGGCCTATGGGCAATACTATGATGGTGGCATTACCGACTATCACTTCGATTTGCCGTTATCCCACGCCAAGGGATTAACCCTGTATCCACATTTTTATCCGACCATCAGCCCAGGTTGGTTTGATAAATCCTTAAGTTGGCGTCAAGGGAGAAGCCATTACCACAATGCCTTAGTGTTAGCGCCAACGGCCGAGTTTGTCGCATCGCTGCCCTTTGGCAAAATCCCCGATAGAGAGGACTTTAAGCAATTAGATACGGCGCAGCGCATCAAATATTGGCGAGTCTCGGTGGCCTTGAGTGAGCGCTTAGGTGAGGAGTTTGCCGAGGTGATCGCTAAGGGGAATTTGATGGAAAGGCTAGAGCATTTCTAG
- a CDS encoding LON peptidase substrate-binding domain-containing protein produces MQTREMALIMRDALLLPQGRIEVRVVEPGHLRMVADVLKGRYDLAFAAMRPRGSPPCYPTATQCDIIDFNQLEDDSLSIVLEGRQRVSILSAAQTKDKLWMSRTLPCRNWQEEPIQGEFELISAALEQFYEVNPDLLELYSQVHLEDAAWVSQRWLEVLPMYNKDKLLLVNQPDCHKTMDFVLQLIKSHVD; encoded by the coding sequence ATGCAAACACGAGAAATGGCGTTAATTATGCGCGATGCCTTGTTACTGCCACAGGGAAGGATTGAAGTCCGCGTGGTCGAACCTGGGCATCTACGAATGGTCGCGGATGTGTTAAAGGGGCGATACGATTTGGCCTTTGCGGCAATGAGGCCGCGGGGTAGCCCGCCCTGTTATCCCACCGCCACCCAATGCGATATTATCGATTTTAACCAGCTTGAAGATGATTCCCTCAGCATAGTGCTCGAAGGGCGGCAGCGGGTCAGTATACTCTCGGCGGCACAGACTAAGGATAAACTGTGGATGTCCCGCACTTTACCTTGCCGTAACTGGCAGGAAGAGCCCATTCAAGGTGAGTTCGAATTGATCAGCGCCGCACTTGAGCAATTTTATGAGGTGAACCCGGATTTGCTCGAACTCTACTCCCAAGTGCATTTAGAGGATGCCGCTTGGGTAAGTCAGCGCTGGCTAGAGGTTTTACCTATGTATAACAAGGATAAACTTTTACTAGTGAATCAACCCGACTGCCATAAAACCATGGATTTTGTGCTGCAACTTATCAAGTCCCATGTGGACTGA
- a CDS encoding YhcH/YjgK/YiaL family protein has translation MIVDTLANRDIYQSLSPRLTTALAHLATTDFSQLPVGNYPLDGDNIFAIVNDYHTKHRSTEPFEVHQKYIDVQYVFSGEEEFGYLPLADQAPSKPYFEKHDYAEFDYESNKANASYIKLKAGMFAIFFPGDMHMPGTGDIATAVRKVVIKVKI, from the coding sequence ATGATCGTCGACACTTTAGCTAATCGTGATATTTATCAATCATTAAGCCCACGCCTAACCACAGCTTTAGCGCACCTAGCGACCACAGATTTTAGCCAATTGCCCGTGGGTAATTATCCCCTCGATGGCGACAATATTTTTGCGATAGTCAATGACTACCACACTAAACACAGATCGACAGAACCCTTTGAAGTTCATCAGAAATATATCGATGTGCAATATGTGTTCAGCGGTGAAGAAGAGTTTGGTTATCTACCCTTAGCCGATCAAGCACCCTCAAAACCCTACTTTGAGAAACACGACTACGCCGAGTTCGATTACGAGTCAAACAAGGCCAATGCCTCGTATATCAAACTCAAAGCAGGCATGTTTGCGATCTTTTTCCCCGGCGATATGCATATGCCGGGCACGGGCGATATTGCTACTGCGGTACGTAAAGTCGTCATAAAAGTTAAGATTTAA
- a CDS encoding manganese-dependent inorganic pyrophosphatase, with product MPIYVVGHKIPDSDSICGAIALAYLKNQIGEEAIAARLGELSPETAFILERFGFEAPEYKTSYAGEQVYIVDHSELTQAPDDIAQATIVGIVDHHKLGDLTTDTPLECWIRPVGCSNTVIKMMYDFYQVAIPKNIAGIMMCAILSDTVIFKSPTCTTADIRCVEALAEIAGIEDFKALGMEMFKVKSAVEGTPARDLVMRDFKDFNMNGNLVGIGQLEVIDLSVFDDIKAGLEADIKALKVEGNRHSVLLLLTDIMKEGSELLVVSDDADLINRAYGKTPVDGKVWLDGVLSRKKQVVPQLQAAFA from the coding sequence ATGCCTATTTACGTTGTCGGTCACAAGATCCCCGATTCTGATTCAATCTGCGGTGCTATCGCGTTAGCCTATTTAAAAAACCAAATCGGTGAAGAAGCCATTGCCGCACGTTTAGGTGAATTATCACCCGAAACCGCCTTTATTCTGGAACGTTTCGGCTTCGAAGCGCCAGAATACAAAACCAGCTACGCTGGCGAGCAAGTGTATATCGTTGACCATTCAGAGCTGACCCAAGCGCCGGATGATATCGCCCAAGCGACTATCGTCGGGATTGTCGATCACCACAAGCTAGGCGATCTCACCACAGATACACCGCTAGAATGTTGGATCCGCCCAGTCGGTTGCAGCAACACTGTTATCAAGATGATGTATGACTTTTACCAAGTCGCCATCCCGAAAAATATCGCTGGCATTATGATGTGCGCCATCCTTAGCGATACCGTGATCTTCAAATCACCGACTTGCACCACAGCCGACATTCGCTGCGTTGAAGCCTTAGCCGAAATCGCCGGTATTGAAGATTTTAAAGCGCTGGGCATGGAAATGTTCAAAGTCAAATCTGCCGTTGAAGGCACACCAGCACGCGATCTGGTTATGCGCGACTTTAAAGACTTCAATATGAACGGTAACTTAGTGGGTATCGGCCAGTTAGAAGTCATTGATCTGTCAGTATTTGATGATATCAAGGCTGGATTAGAAGCCGATATCAAAGCACTAAAAGTGGAAGGTAACCGTCACAGCGTATTGTTACTGCTGACTGACATCATGAAAGAAGGCTCAGAACTGTTAGTGGTTTCTGACGACGCCGACTTAATCAATCGCGCCTATGGCAAGACTCCTGTCGATGGCAAAGTGTGGTTAGACGGCGTATTAAGTCGTAAGAAACAAGTTGTGCCACAACTGCAAGCCGCATTCGCTTAA